ccactTGGCGGCGGGGgagacgccggcggcggcgctggggGCGGGGGGAGCCTCGGCGGCGGGCGACGGGGCGGGGACATCCGTGGGCATCGGCGGGGAGCTCACGTCGGGAGTGGGGGCCTCAGCCTTGGGCGCCGGCGCGGGGGCCTCGGGCGCCGGGGCGGGGGCcttgggggcgggcgccggggccgGGGGAGGCAGGGTCGGGGGCGGGACGGGCGGGGCGGACACCGGCGCCGGGGTCGGCGGCGGCATCACCGGAGGGGGGGACGCCTTGGGCGCCGGCGTCGGGGTGGCGGCCGgggcctgcgccgccgccgcggcgaagagcatggccatggccaaggCCGCGAGCTGGAAGCGCGCCATTGGAGCCGAGAGAGAAGAGGAGGCTTGAGCTTGTGGGAGCGAGGGGGCGCTTTGCTTCAGCTGGTGTGTGTGTACTGTAATGGTGCGGGAGACAGTAGAGGTGCGCATCTTATAAAGAGGTAGAAGACGAGGTTACGATGCGTAAATACTAGCCCTACCAGGGGTTTAGATGCTAGTTTCCTAAAAGACCAGCCGTTGGATCGGTACGTGACGGCGATGGCACGCACATCTTGGCTAAAGCGTGTCTCCGTTTCGGTTCGGATCTTCAATTCGAGCATGATAAAATCTGGAAATCATTTGGCTACATCCCCATTTTTTGTTTCATGCCAAAATGGTCGGTTGTGAGCTGCCTGGCGCTCACAGTATATCTAGTGCGTAGGAGTACatgattttggttgttttttgaGTTTGGGAAATGCGGCAATGTGAACAGTCTCCTCCTTTTAAATGTACGTAATATATTAAACTTTGTGTccggttcgcttggcttatataagtcgtattttttcaaccaatgaataatatttttctctcacaataaatcagccaacggtactttcagtcatTGCTTATTAGCCCGGCGAGCGACAAGGGCACTGGAATGAGCTTATGGATCCGTGATGATGACTACGGTTGAAATGGGCCCACCCAAATAtaatgattttttttcttcaaattaGGCCCATCAAATATTATCAGCTCCATATATACCCAAATGGTCCCATTTGGAACTAGTTGGAATTTTTCTATACAATACTGCCATTCAGAATATGCCCTCGTATATTATTTATGGGGAAATTGTGCCGCCATTTTCATGAATTTGGAAAATATAAAACTTTAATGCGGCTACACTACTAGCCGTTGATAATGTCGTTGGCGCGGCGGCCACTTGTATATCTCCAGCTAAGGTTCGTTGCCTAGAAATAGAATAATGACTTTGGAAGGGGATGATTAGCTTGTTGAAACTAATCAATGAAGGCCATGTTCCGCCCCTCAAATTTTATATTGGGAGACGGCTCAGATTACTGCTGAACCACCTCCAAAACGGTGGCAGCCTATAGAGATGAAACGAGACATAAATCACAatattatatattaaataaatataCTTATCTATCTTTCAAGTCTTTCTTGCAGATTGATTGGCTTACAAGTCCACGATTCTTTCTAATATTCGCCATGTTCGCtcgatcgtatcagccatgcttatcagccatgatacgatatttttttctcacaacaaaacagcatcagccaacTTATAAGGCACAGAAACGATCAGGCGAACATGGTGATTATTATTATGATATGAAAACGTGTTTGCTTGAACGACCTATTAGCAGTTGGGTATTCTTGTGACTTGATCCATACGATAAATCTAGCGGTTTCCAGCCTAACCAGATCCTTCCGAGGCTAAAGGTACATACACTCCTACACAATGGTCAACTTGATCGACGTAAGATAACTCAAGTGACTTCGCACCTAACCAAACCCTTCCAAAACCCAGAGTTTGAGTTTCACTGCTTGGTGACGCTGAACTTGATCCACAGGATAAATCCAGTAACAGACAGCTAACCTACTCAAATGGGCGAAACCTGAATGCTCCACAAGTTCACTAATCACAAAGTCTTAAATGCGTTGTAGAACCGGGAGAATATATGGGGGGCAGATTGTTAGTTAGTACCAGCAACTGCAAGGCTACAAGACGGAGGAAATTGTTTGTGTTCGACACAAAGTCAGTTAGCTGCAACTATGCCGCGTTCATGGAGTGATCGATATTCGATCATGCGTGAGACGACCTGCCAACGCATCCGGATCCGATTTCGGGATAGCGAATTCACGTTTTCTTTTCCGTGCAGTCCACAGCGTTTCCGGTGGCCATCAGACTGGGCTGGGCTGTGCCCAGGTTGGAAGattccggccggccggccggcgggacAGTCAGCAATGGCGACGACACCGACGTACCAACCAGCGAGACAGTCAGCAATGCCCACGCACCTCCCTCCCGAGCGCGCGAACGGCGGCTCCACGGTGTCGAGTTCGCAACGCGACGGCCACAAGCTCACTTGAAAACTGCAAGTAGTCACCATGCATGTCCCGATGTGCGTCCGCATGAAGGATGATGAAGTGTGTGGTACAGTCGGTACAGTTGTGGGTGATGATGAGAGGGCAGGACAATCACCAAAAATCTTTGGGAACAGTGACGTGTCGGCTTTGGCTACCAGGCTATGCCAACTGGTATTGCAATAAGGATATCAATCGCTGGGTACTACAAGGATCGAATTTTGCCACCCACGCCGAAAATGGTTGCCGTGGTAGACTTTTTTTTATGATCCTCGGCCGCTAAGTTTTTCGAGTGAGGAAAAAAAAACCAACCTGCACATGCTATTGTTTTGGAATTACTGACGGACCCCGAGCTTGCCTCGATGTATGTCAAAAACACATTGCAAAAATGAGGATGATAGCAAATTAAGAAATGTACATTTTCATTTGTTGGTACATGGACTTCAAGACATTCTCTTTGGAGGGCCGGTGGGGAGACCAACTTTGCATTGATTATTAACTAGCGGAGTGGTTCATCAGTCACCAACGATTGATCAGGAATTGTGCTAAAACAAGTGCAGGACTCCATTATCGTTGAGGTAAATGGTGGTTAGTAATAACAGCCCAATCGCTTTCGCATATATGTAGTACTAGTATGCAAATCATGATGCCAACCACTGGTTTGCAGAGCATTTAGCATCACTACCCCCCCTAACAGGACAGCTAAGTGCGCCCTTTCAGCTAAAGGCGTTCGCATAATTCCATTCGCTTTCTAACTCGGAAGGTGATTACAAGCCAATGATTAAAGAAGAGTGTCATTCATTCATTTCATTTGGCTGTCAGGCTGTGATGGGAGCTGTCCGCATTGGTGGCGTTCAGGAGAGACGGAGATGGGAACCAGTGTATCCACATGCCTGGTTCGGGGCTTCGTGCATCCGCTGGCCCGGCCCTGGCATCTGTCATCGCCATGTTATCCTGTCATTGTCATCGCCGGCTGTTCTTTTGGCGGCACTGGAGAACAGGTTGGTGCTTGCTTGGGAACCCTGATGCATGTCATACACCCCACATTTTCACATGCAGATTTTATTCTATTTTTTCTTCTCCGTAACAACCGCCGTCGCCGTCAACTCAACCCGCTGCAGTAGGGacgtttattttttatttttttttgaaagtttttcacaaatatggcCCTAAAGatatgctttcaaaatctagatCCTTAGTTCGGCGTCATCGTTGGtgacgccgagcttacacgtctcgaccCATAGATTTTGATGCCTAGGTCTTAGGCTCGACGCAGACGTGACGGTGACTTCACCTTGACGCCGTAGAttttggcgccgagcttggcgccatggTTATTTTGCGACAAGCCCTGTCTTATGTATGGGtcctcccttcctttctctcttcctctctctataCCGCTCTCGAGTCAGGGCACCGCCAGTGCTGCCGCACCGCCACGCCCGCCGACGCGCGTAGCCCCGGGCGTCCGGTGCCCCAGCCCACGCCCGTGCCATGTCGACCGCCCGTGGCTCCAGCCCGCTCGCGTCGCctcgccgcgcggagcgccgGCCGTCCTGCACCCTCCACGCGCCGTCCCAGGCCGGCCCGCGCCCGTGCTGGCCCCCGTCGTGCAGACCACGCGCCGCCCCTCCCGGCCCACGCCGCCTCGTCCGTCCCAGCTCGCCGCGTCCGCCGCGCGCATAGGCGCTCCCTCCGACGACCCCAGCCACGACACGGCCCCTGCTCCCAGCGCGCCGCGACCTCACCGTCGATCCCGTCCTCCGCGTCACCGTCCTGCTTCGGTCCCAgcgtccgcgtccgcgtcgcATCGTTGCATTGATTTTAACGGGTAAAATTTTTtaatatgcaatgtaggtacttagttagcttgaattgtagtgctactttgattatttggtagtttctagtaaatttgatgatgtaggtaattgatttagttagtgagatagatatagttaggtaaatatagttagataactAGTGACATAGGTGcatagatatagttattagatagctagttgatttagttagcgagataaatatagttaaatagctagtgacatagttatttaggGTGTAGTTGGTTAGTATCTATTAGAGAGGTACTATATAGCAGCTACCTTGGACTAAACGAACTGTATTtcaatttttgtttgaactactagatggacaacctagtgagcatatatcatggaggcaccgtggaaagagatcgctatggatatgttgagtttgttgagatgcaaagcgTGCTTGTGTTATTTAATAagaagccttcatttagtgagttggttgcaagggctcggaagGAACTACATTGCCAtagagctgatgatgatgatgccatcgcagtggagggtgtacttcacctaggttcccctcccaacatcctaagAAAGATAATCCCAATTAGGTGTGTAGACTAGTgtaagaactatgtgagatcggctat
Above is a genomic segment from Miscanthus floridulus cultivar M001 chromosome 3, ASM1932011v1, whole genome shotgun sequence containing:
- the LOC136546405 gene encoding arabinogalactan protein 1-like, translating into MARFQLAALAMAMLFAAAAAQAPAATPTPAPKASPPPVMPPPTPAPVSAPPVPPPTLPPPAPAPAPKAPAPAPEAPAPAPKAEAPTPDVSSPPMPTDVPAPSPAAEAPPAPSAAAGVSPAAKWAAAAALAAAAAFY